The following coding sequences lie in one Arthrobacter sp. PGP41 genomic window:
- a CDS encoding histone-like nucleoid-structuring protein Lsr2 produces MAQKVNIILVDDLDGGSADENVKFGLDGANYEIDLSAANAAELRSTLERFVAAARKTSGGRPPRAKAASGGRSHDSAQIRQWARENGYTVNSRGRIQAEIQEAYQKAHS; encoded by the coding sequence TCGTTGATGATCTGGATGGGGGATCCGCAGACGAGAATGTGAAGTTTGGCCTTGACGGGGCGAACTACGAGATTGATCTTTCAGCAGCAAACGCCGCTGAACTCCGTTCTACGCTGGAACGCTTCGTTGCAGCCGCACGGAAGACTTCCGGTGGCCGCCCGCCCCGTGCCAAGGCGGCATCGGGGGGACGCAGCCACGACTCCGCTCAAATAAGGCAATGGGCCCGCGAAAACGGCTACACGGTTAACAGCCGCGGCCGAATTCAGGCCGAAATCCAGGAAGCCTACCAAAAGGCCCACTCCTAG